From Pectinophora gossypiella chromosome 18, ilPecGoss1.1, whole genome shotgun sequence, one genomic window encodes:
- the LOC126375047 gene encoding zinc carboxypeptidase-like — MKNYSDYTLFRNIPLSEPELEFMKKLNQIFDVDFWRWPGTVNKPIDVMIGPKDRDDFKRMMDERQYYYTTVIPNIQRVLDEQTVKNYTRRKMDTFDWKSYFRLADIYEWIHDLSKARPKEVKLITIGTTYENRKLLGLQVILRGSKRRSAVIVEGGIHAREWIAPAFVTYMMNQIVNSDRSSNLELKHIALLYEWYFLPVVNPDGYEYSHSQDRMWRKNRRQGHGVDINRNFDSSFGGEGVSRQKNSEIYCGEYAFSEKESEALANFIRLKSEKLEYYLAFHSYGQCMIIPYAYSKGHFHNFDEVRQKLSEAHLTLTRKYGTRYSIGTAYDTVGYMTSGVSGCWAKQVFKVPYVATFELRDTGQHGFALPPQYILPTCEETMDGLLTFLKPKTLKFVKLSNAQTKKICNVFAFIFNLLFFIIARFD; from the exons ATGAAAAACTATTCGGATTATACTTTGTTTAGGAACATACCACTTTCTGAACCAGAGCTAGAATTTATGAAGAAATTGAACCAAATTTTTGATGTAGATTTTTGGAGGTGGCCAGGTACAGTGAATAAGCCTATAGACGTAATGATAGGACCCAAGGACCGGGACGATTTTAAACGAATGATGGATGAACGTCAGTACTACTATACTACAGTAATTCCCAATATACAAAG GGTACTTGACGAACAAACAGTAAAGAACTATACCAGGAGAAAAATGGATACATTTGATTGGAAAAGCTACTTTCGTCTCGCCGATATTTATGAATGGATCCACGATTTATCTAAAGCGCGCCCGAAGGAGGTCAAACTTATAACTATAGGAACAACATATGAGAATCGAAAACTACTTGGACTTCAAGTCATTTTAAGAGGAAGTAAAAGAAG ATCTGCAGTAATAGTTGAGGGTGGAATTCACGCCAGAGAATGGATTGCTCCAGCCTTCGTGACTTACATGATGAATCAGATCGTAAATAGCGATAGATCTTCAAATCTTGAACTTAAACACATCGCTTTGCTATACGAATGGTATTTCCTGCCCGTTGTCAACCCTGACGGCTATGAATACAGTCATTCACAG GACAGAATGTGGCGGAAGAACCGACGGCAGGGTCATGGAGTAGATATCAATAGAAACTTCGACTCTTCATTTGGAG GTGAAGGAGTAAGCCGCCAAAAAAACAGTGAAATATATTGCGGCGAGTACGCATTCTCGGAGAAGGAGTCCGAAGCACTGGCCAACTTCATTCGGTTAAAATCTGAAAAGTTGGAATATTATTTGGCGTTTCATTCTTATGGGCAATGTATGATTATACCGTACGCATACTCGAAAGGTCACTTCCACAACTTCGACGAAGTA AGACAAAAGCTGAGCGAAGCACATCTAACTCTAACTCGTAAATACGGTACGAGATATTCAATAGGGACTGCGTACGACACAGTGG GTTACATGACATCAGGTGTAAGTGGATGTTGGGCTAAGCAAGTATTCAAAGTTCC gtACGTAGCTACGTTTGAGCTACGTGACACTGGTCAGCATGGGTTTGCCTTACCACCACAATATATACTACCCACTTGTGAAGAAACCATGGATGGATTACTAACATTTCTAAAACCAAAAACTCTCAAATTTGTAAAACTATCTAACGCGCAAACCAAAAAAATTTGTAATGTGTTTGCtttcatatttaatttattattctttattatagcaCGATTTGACTGA
- the LOC126375046 gene encoding zinc carboxypeptidase-like, producing the protein MKSKNYLDVIFLEEPIIKRKIALMVNPQHKDDFIERTNHFKLRTTLILRDVQWVLDEQVVPENAFNPHSNRWTYIHTLEDIYKWLNGTAVNHTGITKFEAIGKSAEDRDIYAFSIINPLKDDSVKVIIEAGTHGNEYIGTHFTTYLINQLLNSTDPNLVMLRKKYNWYFIPVLNPDGYVYSQKEDRLWRKNRRRTEGKSIGVDLNRNFGYKFGLYDASSEPEHERYHGPSEFSEPETQVLRKFIDRKRDRLTFYFSFHGYGQKIIIPYSDSTRHLGNFHEVQTYAKQAAAKMESFAGHKYSVGIPFDLFGKRQSGDSASWVKKDYHVPYVFTVLLRDDGSYALALPNEQLLAACQEMEIGFVELMMSTPRNMKGNTFFTRARGIRISVLPFLFIILPMLIMV; encoded by the exons atgaaatctaaaaattaccTGGACGTGATATTTCTAGAGGAGCcaataataaaaaggaaaatagcATTGATGGTCAACCCGCAACATAAAGATGATTTTATAGAGAGAACAAATCATTTCAAGCTCCGAACAACGCTGATATTAAGGGATGTGCAATG ggTACTCGACGAGCAAGTGGTTCCAGAAAACGCCTTCAATCCACACTCTAACAGATGGACTTATATTCATACATTAGAAGATATCTACAAATGGCTTAATGGGACCGCTGTAAATCATACTGGCATAACCAAATTTGAAGCTATTGGCAAGTCAGCAGAAGACAGAGACATTTATGCCTTCTCTATAATTAATCCATTGAAGGATGACAGCGTCAAAGTTATAATAGAAGCTGGAACTCATGGAAACGAGTATATTGGGACACACTTTACaacttatttaattaatcagCTTCTCAACAGTACCGATCCCAATCTAGTGATGCTACGAAAAAAGTATAACTGGTACTTCATACCAGTTTTGAACCCAGATGGATATGTTTATTCTCAAAAAGAA GACCGTCTTTGGAGAAAAAATAGACGAAGAACAGAGGGAAAATCTATTGGCGTCGATTTGAATAGAAATTTTGGATACAAATTCGGAT TGTATGATGCTAGTTCAGAACCCGAGCATGAGCGTTATCATGGCCCATCTGAATTTTCGGAGCCAGAAACGCAGGTCTTGAGAAAATTTATTGATAGAAAACGAGATAgattgacattttatttttcattccaTGGATACGGACAAAAGATTATAATTCCTTACTCAGATAGTACTAGACATCTGGGGAATTTTCATGAAGTG CAAACATATGCAAAACAAGCAGCTGCAAAGATGGAATCATTTGCTGGTCACAAGTATAGTGTTGGTATCCCATTCGACTTATTTG GAAAAAGGCAATCTGGTGATAGCGCCAGTTGGGTGAAGAAAGATTATCATGTTCC ttACGTTTTCACCGTTCTCCTACGAGACGACGGGTCTTACGCTTTGGCTTTGCCCAACGAGCAGCTGCTAGCAGCTTGTCAGGAAATGGAGATAGGTTTTGTCGAGCTGATGATGTCCACACCAAGAAATATGAAGGGAAACACATTCTTCACGCGTGCTCGCGGAATAAGAATTTCTGTGTTACCATTTCTCTTTATTATACTTCCAATGTTAATAATGGTTTGA